One window of Sphingobacteriales bacterium genomic DNA carries:
- a CDS encoding AAA family ATPase, producing the protein MKTSTEEIQHLLQLIKAERDEEIKQYEQLIKETSIGERRKRGITWYPVQIVSEEIGLGEQYVLEIQRTSLSNEIHQFQSGQTAAIFSNAYEGEHPMLQGVIKKVRDNSIWLVVRNSDLPDWLGDGKLGVDLLYNETTYREMELTLQKLLKARDSERLGHLREVLLGYREPSFYEKYPYISYPDLNDSQNLALRQIAIADDIAIVHGPPGTGKTTTLVRAIQHVIHTEKQVLVAAPSNTAVDLLSLKLFQKGVRVTRIGHPARVEEELQHLTLDAQITKHPDYKRMVQTRKEALQLKLEARKFKRNFGKDEREERKHLESQSRLLLDYARQLEIYILNSVLDQAEAITVTLVGAAQPVLRDRMFSTVFIDEAAQALEPATWIPILKAKRVIFAGDHCQLPPTVKSAEAIKKGLNLSLFEKSIKRTKAHTMLQTQYRMNEKIMRFSSEEFYQTNLSAHPSVSEHTLTSLSDSIYPELSKPFEFIDTAGCGFEEVQNPQTMSFSNPQEATLLLKYLSQILESIEFEQPDYAGQVNIGIIAPYKEQVRLIETEIMHYETLVKYLPNISIDTVDGFQGQERDIIAMSLVRSNDRAEIGFLADVRRTNVAMTRARKKLVISADSATLAIHPFYQKLLDYVDKIGAYRSAWELMY; encoded by the coding sequence ATGAAAACCAGCACCGAAGAAATACAACATTTGTTACAACTCATTAAAGCCGAGCGGGATGAGGAAATCAAACAGTATGAACAACTAATTAAAGAAACTTCAATTGGCGAACGCAGAAAAAGGGGGATTACCTGGTATCCTGTACAGATTGTAAGCGAGGAGATTGGCCTTGGAGAACAATATGTGCTGGAGATTCAACGCACTTCTTTGTCAAACGAAATCCATCAGTTTCAATCCGGTCAAACTGCAGCGATATTCAGCAATGCCTACGAAGGGGAGCACCCGATGCTACAGGGGGTGATAAAAAAAGTGAGGGATAACAGCATTTGGTTGGTGGTGCGCAATTCAGACTTGCCCGATTGGTTGGGCGATGGTAAATTAGGCGTTGACCTGTTGTATAACGAAACGACTTACCGTGAAATGGAGCTTACCCTCCAAAAATTGCTGAAAGCCAGAGATAGCGAACGATTAGGACATCTTCGCGAAGTGTTGCTCGGCTATCGCGAACCTTCTTTTTACGAAAAGTATCCTTATATCAGTTATCCGGATTTAAACGATTCTCAAAACCTTGCCCTCCGTCAAATTGCTATTGCAGATGATATAGCCATTGTTCACGGCCCGCCGGGAACCGGAAAAACAACAACGTTAGTAAGAGCTATTCAACATGTTATCCATACGGAAAAGCAAGTATTGGTTGCAGCGCCAAGCAATACCGCAGTAGATTTGCTTAGTCTGAAGCTGTTTCAGAAAGGAGTCAGAGTTACCCGCATTGGTCATCCTGCAAGAGTTGAGGAGGAACTGCAACACCTCACACTGGATGCTCAGATAACAAAGCACCCCGATTACAAGCGTATGGTTCAAACCCGAAAAGAAGCGTTGCAATTAAAACTGGAAGCCCGGAAGTTTAAACGAAATTTTGGCAAAGATGAGCGAGAAGAGCGAAAGCATTTGGAAAGTCAGTCCCGTTTGTTGCTGGATTATGCAAGACAATTGGAAATTTACATATTAAACAGTGTGTTGGATCAGGCAGAAGCCATAACGGTTACTTTAGTAGGGGCAGCACAACCGGTCTTGCGCGATCGGATGTTCTCAACTGTTTTTATTGACGAAGCCGCACAAGCTTTGGAACCCGCTACCTGGATTCCCATCTTAAAAGCCAAACGGGTGATTTTTGCCGGCGACCATTGCCAATTGCCGCCGACAGTCAAATCGGCTGAAGCCATAAAAAAAGGACTGAATTTGTCTTTGTTTGAAAAAAGCATCAAACGAACCAAAGCGCATACCATGCTCCAAACCCAATACCGTATGAATGAAAAAATCATGCGTTTTTCGAGCGAAGAGTTTTACCAAACCAATCTGTCGGCACATCCTTCGGTTTCAGAGCATACATTGACTTCACTTTCAGACAGCATTTACCCCGAACTGAGCAAGCCATTTGAGTTTATAGACACAGCAGGTTGCGGTTTTGAAGAGGTTCAAAACCCTCAAACCATGAGTTTCAGCAATCCACAGGAAGCAACTCTGTTACTTAAATACCTTTCACAGATTTTGGAATCAATTGAGTTTGAACAACCGGATTATGCAGGTCAGGTCAATATTGGCATCATAGCCCCTTACAAGGAACAGGTTCGGTTGATAGAAACCGAAATTATGCATTACGAAACACTGGTAAAATACTTGCCTAATATTTCGATTGACACGGTTGATGGTTTTCAGGGACAAGAGCGCGACATCATTGCCATGAGTTTGGTGCGAAGCAATGACCGCGCAGAAATTGGTTTTTTAGCCGATGTCAGACGTACCAATGTGGCAATGACAAGAGCAAGAAAAAAACTCGTCATTAGCGCCGATAGTGCTACCCTGGCAATCCATCCCTTTTACCAAAAACTGTTAGATTATGTAGATAAAATTGGTGCATATCGAAGCGCCTGGGAGTTGATGTACTGA
- a CDS encoding FAD-binding protein, with amino-acid sequence MAKTTWKNWSGIVKYKPLKVRMPASEQEIIQRVQHCAIKKRKMRMIGSGHSWTPLCETEQELLSLDNYQGIESIDHAKMQATVYAGTKIHQLTQLLFNEGLAMENLGDIDRQSIAGAISTGTHGTGIDFGIIPTQVIGLSIVSASGEVIECSEQKNRDIFKAAQVSLGALGVISKITLQCVPAYKLNYSADKEDLNSCLANLDNYNHHNRNFEFYWFPYSSVCQTKFSNITDEPVRDNPVSDFLNGVVLENGIFGAVSNVTRIAPKISSSVAKFSSMMVSPFSKTNWSHKVYATPRHVKFNEMEYNVPLEEFKDTLQEVVDAFEHYRFQVHFPLENRFLKADDIYLSPAFGRNSAHISFHTFKGMPYQHYFDVMESICRNHQGRPHWGKLHSLTAKDLRPLFPKWDDFLTVRSRLDPMGMFLNGYLRQLFGLESL; translated from the coding sequence ATGGCTAAGACAACTTGGAAAAACTGGAGTGGTATTGTTAAATACAAGCCATTAAAGGTTCGTATGCCCGCATCTGAACAAGAAATTATTCAAAGAGTACAACATTGCGCCATCAAAAAACGCAAAATGAGGATGATAGGCTCCGGACATTCATGGACCCCTCTTTGTGAAACCGAACAGGAGTTGCTCTCTCTCGATAATTATCAGGGAATAGAAAGCATAGATCATGCTAAAATGCAGGCCACTGTTTATGCGGGCACTAAAATACACCAACTGACTCAATTGCTCTTTAACGAAGGCTTGGCCATGGAAAACCTTGGAGATATTGATCGCCAATCTATTGCCGGAGCAATCAGTACCGGAACTCATGGCACAGGAATTGATTTTGGCATTATTCCAACGCAGGTCATAGGGTTATCAATAGTCAGTGCTTCGGGAGAAGTGATCGAATGTTCGGAGCAAAAAAACCGCGATATTTTCAAAGCTGCACAGGTATCCTTAGGCGCTTTGGGAGTTATTTCAAAAATTACCCTGCAATGTGTGCCTGCCTATAAACTTAATTACTCAGCCGATAAAGAAGACCTTAATTCCTGTTTGGCCAATCTCGATAATTACAACCACCACAACCGGAACTTTGAATTTTATTGGTTTCCATACTCTTCGGTTTGTCAAACCAAATTCAGCAATATTACTGACGAGCCTGTTCGGGACAACCCTGTCAGCGATTTCCTGAATGGGGTGGTTCTCGAAAACGGCATTTTTGGTGCGGTTAGCAATGTTACCCGCATTGCCCCGAAAATATCATCGTCTGTGGCAAAATTTAGTTCAATGATGGTTTCGCCTTTCAGCAAAACAAACTGGAGCCATAAAGTTTACGCTACTCCAAGGCATGTTAAGTTTAATGAAATGGAATACAATGTTCCGCTTGAGGAGTTTAAAGATACCTTGCAGGAAGTAGTGGATGCTTTTGAACATTACCGGTTTCAGGTTCATTTCCCCTTAGAAAACAGGTTTCTTAAAGCCGATGATATTTACTTAAGCCCCGCCTTTGGCCGAAACTCGGCACATATTTCTTTTCATACTTTTAAAGGGATGCCCTATCAACATTATTTTGATGTCATGGAAAGCATTTGTCGAAACCATCAGGGGCGACCTCATTGGGGCAAACTCCATTCGCTCACCGCAAAGGACCTTCGACCCTTGTTTCCAAAATGGGACGATTTCTTAACAGTCCGTAGCCGCTTAGACCCAATGGGAATGTTCCTGAACGGTTATTTAAGGCAGTTATTCGGGTTGGAATCATTATAG
- a CDS encoding two-component sensor histidine kinase: MPNLKQIFRPLVIFYMLVIYVVACFSWWTWFHVNNLETILKITVEKEEIIYKQANLNPDEVINAPTYKDAYRDYLSKKYMILIEGLVFLIIILLATYQLHTGIRSEILLNRQQRNFLLSITHELKSPVASIRLGLETLLKRGTLDRDIQKKLLNNSLKDADRLQGLVENILMAAKIDNQSISLSNDDVDFSQLVAETVNKMKDAIAIGRVIEAYISPDIFIMGDRMTLSSIVINLIENALKYSPANLPIVVSLKAQNNKAVLKVADQGIGIDDKEKGKIFRKFYRVGNEDTRKTKGTGLGLYLVKQLTELHKGAIRISDNQPQGSVFTVTLPCEVVPEDDELLLLTDKTKEDPPIVSKNSNVLFNNNMN; encoded by the coding sequence ATGCCTAACCTCAAGCAAATTTTCAGGCCGTTAGTGATTTTCTATATGCTTGTCATTTATGTGGTTGCCTGCTTTTCGTGGTGGACCTGGTTTCATGTTAACAACCTTGAAACAATTTTAAAGATCACTGTTGAAAAGGAAGAAATTATCTATAAGCAAGCCAATCTTAACCCGGACGAGGTCATCAATGCCCCAACCTACAAGGATGCTTACCGCGATTATCTGTCAAAAAAATACATGATCCTGATTGAGGGGTTAGTATTTCTGATTATCATTTTATTGGCAACCTACCAACTACATACAGGAATCCGTTCCGAAATTTTGCTCAACAGGCAACAAAGAAATTTTTTGCTGTCCATTACCCATGAATTGAAATCTCCGGTTGCGAGCATCCGGCTCGGATTGGAAACTTTGTTGAAAAGAGGGACTTTAGACCGCGATATTCAAAAAAAATTGCTGAACAATTCTCTGAAAGATGCCGACCGGCTTCAGGGGTTGGTCGAAAATATCCTGATGGCCGCCAAGATTGACAATCAGTCTATCAGTTTATCAAATGACGATGTGGACTTTTCACAACTGGTAGCCGAAACAGTCAATAAAATGAAAGATGCCATTGCTATTGGCAGAGTTATTGAAGCCTATATCAGTCCCGACATTTTTATTATGGGCGACCGGATGACTTTGTCTTCTATTGTAATCAACCTGATTGAAAATGCCCTGAAATATTCTCCTGCCAACCTTCCGATTGTTGTATCGCTTAAGGCCCAAAATAACAAAGCGGTTCTGAAAGTGGCAGATCAGGGTATTGGTATTGATGACAAGGAAAAAGGTAAAATTTTCCGCAAATTTTACCGGGTAGGCAATGAAGATACCCGAAAAACAAAAGGCACCGGCTTAGGTTTGTACCTGGTAAAACAACTGACGGAACTACACAAAGGCGCTATCAGGATTTCGGATAACCAACCTCAAGGTTCTGTTTTTACCGTAACCCTGCCTTGTGAGGTCGTACCCGAAGACGATGAATTGTTATTACTCACCGATAAAACGAAAGAGGACCCCCCTATTGTTAGCAAAAATTCAAATGTGCTGTTTAACAACAACATGAACTAA
- the hemL gene encoding glutamate-1-semialdehyde 2,1-aminomutase, which translates to MILTKSKALYEEALQYFPGGVNSPVRAFKSVGGTPVFMNRGEGCHVWDADGNEYIDFCCSWGPLILGHNHPKVREKIIEAAGKGTSFGTPVAYELELARIILQHHRFIEKLRFVSSGTEAVMSALRLARGYTGRSKIIKFEGCYHGHVDQLLVKAGSGLVTFGESSSAGVPESIAKETIVVPLNDRESLKQAFELYSNQIAAVIIEPIPANNGLLIQDDSFLNYLRQICTQNNTLLIFDEVISGFRVGFEGAAGHYQIQPDLITFGKIIGGGMPVGAYGASKDIMKFVSPDGPVYQAGTLSGNPIAMAAGAAQLTECLLPGFYENLAQNTQNFVAAINRHCLQKAYEVKFFSIASIFWIAFTRNSSVHSAAEIDASKMPLFSQLFHLLLAHGIYLGPSGYEVGFISAAHTQADLKTAQEIFCRCLDIVFEQT; encoded by the coding sequence ATGATACTTACTAAATCTAAAGCTCTTTATGAGGAAGCGCTTCAATATTTTCCCGGTGGAGTCAATTCTCCGGTAAGGGCGTTTAAGTCAGTTGGGGGAACACCCGTGTTTATGAATCGCGGAGAGGGTTGCCATGTATGGGATGCTGACGGCAACGAATACATTGATTTCTGTTGTTCGTGGGGGCCGCTTATTTTAGGACATAATCACCCAAAGGTTCGTGAAAAAATTATCGAAGCTGCCGGTAAAGGAACTTCATTTGGAACCCCGGTTGCTTATGAGTTGGAATTAGCAAGAATCATTTTACAACATCACCGTTTTATCGAAAAACTGCGTTTTGTAAGTTCAGGAACTGAGGCGGTGATGTCGGCCTTGCGTTTAGCAAGAGGCTATACCGGACGAAGCAAAATTATCAAATTTGAGGGCTGTTATCATGGTCATGTAGATCAGTTGCTGGTTAAAGCCGGTTCCGGGTTGGTTACTTTTGGCGAATCTTCTTCGGCAGGTGTTCCCGAATCTATTGCCAAAGAAACCATTGTTGTTCCGTTAAACGACCGTGAATCTTTAAAACAAGCTTTTGAACTTTATTCCAATCAGATAGCAGCAGTCATCATTGAACCAATTCCGGCAAACAACGGACTCTTGATTCAGGATGATTCGTTTTTAAACTATCTACGGCAAATTTGTACACAAAATAACACCCTGCTCATTTTTGACGAAGTAATATCCGGTTTCAGAGTTGGATTTGAAGGCGCAGCAGGTCATTATCAAATACAACCCGATCTGATTACCTTTGGAAAAATCATTGGAGGCGGAATGCCCGTTGGTGCTTATGGGGCAAGCAAAGATATTATGAAGTTTGTTTCTCCTGACGGACCCGTTTACCAAGCCGGAACCTTGTCCGGCAATCCAATTGCTATGGCAGCAGGAGCAGCTCAACTGACTGAATGTCTTCTGCCCGGATTTTATGAAAATTTAGCACAAAACACCCAAAACTTCGTAGCTGCAATCAACCGGCACTGCCTCCAAAAAGCGTATGAGGTTAAATTTTTTTCCATCGCCTCCATTTTCTGGATTGCTTTTACCCGTAATTCTTCGGTCCATAGCGCTGCTGAAATTGATGCGTCAAAAATGCCTCTGTTCAGCCAATTGTTTCACCTGCTTTTAGCACATGGAATCTATTTAGGTCCTTCCGGCTATGAAGTCGGATTTATCTCGGCTGCACATACACAAGCCGATTTGAAAACAGCACAGGAAATTTTTTGTCGCTGTCTGGATATTGTGTTTGAACAGACATAA
- the rnr gene encoding ribonuclease R, producing MLRIFTNNPSTLYGYKAIHSKIGRRSYDADEIVAAVNRLCDKNLIAKTKGNRFHLIGAEASPKKTERKSRSNQNTSRKLIVGVVDMTASGSAYIVSEQSDRDIFVPAGRLKGAFDGDRVKVRAGIKSGGRRLEGEVVEIVERSKTVFTGIIKVAPKFALFIPDTNIPLNLFLPLSKINGAKDGDKVLVRVIEWSEDGKKPVAEVSKILGKPGENNAEMISILANKGFPLKFSAEALAESEKLSVTITEKDIVQRKIFKGVTTFTIDPVDAKDFDDALSVQKLPNGNWEIGVHIADVSYYVSPDSALERDGFKRATSVYLVDRVLPMFPEKLSNLICSLRPNEDKLCFSAVFEMTDEAKVVRKWFGRTLIHSTRRFHYAEAQEILDSGQGDMADELKLLDRLAKILRAKRMEAGSIDFGSDEVKFILDESGKPIQVMAKEMLDTNRLIEDFMLLANRSVAEFINTRPEQIPFVNRTHSAPDIEKLAEFKRLAADFGYELKLDTPEQISASLNNLLTQIKGKPEQHLLESLAIRSMAKAAYTVQNIGHYGLGFQHYTHFTSPIRRYPDVMVHRILWQCLQDPTRVNRDVDTLKHKCEHSSLMERKAMEAERESVKYKQVEYLSERIGQEFEGVISGVAHFGFWVELVENKCEGLVRISTVIDDTYVFQETQHAFIGFNKGKRYQLGGRVHVRVVSTDLLARTIDFELA from the coding sequence ATTCTGCGAATTTTTACCAATAACCCTTCTACGCTTTATGGCTATAAAGCAATTCACAGCAAAATCGGAAGACGCAGTTATGATGCCGATGAAATTGTAGCTGCCGTAAACCGCTTGTGTGATAAAAATCTGATTGCAAAAACCAAAGGCAACCGTTTTCATCTGATTGGAGCCGAAGCCTCCCCTAAAAAAACTGAACGAAAAAGCCGAAGCAATCAAAATACTTCGCGCAAACTGATAGTAGGCGTGGTTGACATGACGGCAAGCGGCTCCGCCTATATTGTTTCAGAACAATCAGACAGAGATATTTTTGTGCCTGCCGGAAGGCTAAAAGGTGCTTTTGACGGAGACCGTGTCAAGGTTAGGGCAGGTATAAAAAGTGGCGGCCGGCGTTTGGAAGGAGAAGTAGTGGAAATTGTTGAGCGAAGTAAAACGGTTTTTACCGGAATCATTAAAGTCGCACCCAAATTTGCTTTATTTATTCCGGATACAAATATTCCGCTCAACTTGTTTTTGCCTTTGTCAAAAATCAACGGTGCAAAAGATGGAGATAAAGTGTTGGTGCGGGTAATAGAGTGGAGTGAGGATGGCAAAAAACCGGTAGCCGAAGTGTCCAAAATACTCGGAAAACCAGGAGAAAACAATGCTGAAATGATATCTATTCTGGCTAACAAAGGTTTTCCTCTTAAATTCAGCGCAGAAGCATTGGCCGAATCTGAAAAACTTTCGGTTACCATAACCGAAAAAGATATAGTCCAAAGAAAAATATTTAAAGGAGTTACGACCTTTACCATTGACCCTGTAGATGCCAAAGACTTTGATGATGCGCTTTCTGTACAGAAATTGCCCAACGGTAACTGGGAAATCGGGGTACATATAGCCGATGTTTCTTATTATGTTTCTCCGGATTCTGCGCTTGAACGGGATGGGTTTAAACGAGCTACTTCCGTTTATCTTGTTGACCGGGTATTGCCTATGTTTCCCGAAAAACTGTCTAACCTGATTTGCTCTCTTCGCCCAAACGAAGACAAATTGTGTTTCTCGGCTGTTTTTGAAATGACCGATGAGGCTAAAGTAGTTCGTAAATGGTTCGGACGAACACTCATTCATTCAACACGCAGATTTCATTATGCCGAAGCTCAGGAAATTTTAGATTCCGGTCAAGGCGATATGGCAGACGAGTTGAAACTGTTAGACCGTTTGGCAAAAATACTGCGAGCCAAAAGAATGGAAGCCGGCTCTATAGATTTTGGAAGCGATGAAGTAAAATTTATCCTCGATGAATCAGGCAAACCTATACAAGTAATGGCTAAAGAAATGCTGGATACCAATCGCCTGATTGAAGACTTTATGTTGCTCGCCAACCGGTCTGTTGCCGAATTTATAAATACCCGTCCTGAACAAATCCCCTTTGTCAACCGTACCCACAGTGCTCCGGATATTGAAAAATTAGCAGAATTTAAAAGGCTTGCTGCCGACTTTGGTTACGAACTAAAGTTAGATACTCCTGAGCAAATATCGGCTTCGCTCAACAATTTGCTTACACAAATAAAAGGCAAACCCGAACAACATCTGTTGGAGTCTTTAGCCATCCGTTCTATGGCAAAAGCAGCTTATACTGTTCAGAACATTGGACATTATGGACTTGGATTTCAACATTATACCCACTTCACCTCCCCCATACGGCGCTATCCTGATGTGATGGTTCACCGGATTTTATGGCAATGCCTTCAAGACCCAACCCGTGTTAATCGGGATGTGGACACTCTTAAACACAAATGCGAACATAGTTCCCTCATGGAACGCAAAGCTATGGAGGCTGAACGCGAATCGGTGAAATATAAGCAGGTAGAATACCTGAGCGAAAGAATTGGGCAGGAATTTGAAGGAGTTATTTCGGGTGTTGCCCATTTCGGTTTTTGGGTCGAATTGGTCGAAAACAAATGCGAAGGATTGGTCAGAATCAGCACCGTTATTGACGATACCTATGTATTTCAGGAAACTCAACATGCTTTTATCGGTTTTAATAAGGGAAAACGCTATCAATTAGGCGGACGCGTACATGTTCGAGTAGTCAGTACTGACCTGTTAGCCCGCACCATTGATTTTGAACTTGCCTGA
- a CDS encoding VWA domain-containing protein, whose protein sequence is MTNHKAYNLIILDESGSMESIKTPTIRGFNEVVQTIREVEKQFPEQEHYVTLITFNGGGIKTLLDKQRVNQLFEIDQNRYQPNASTPLLDAIGFGAIGLKNYLQDKTDYNVLVTILTDGEENASREFNRRQINEIINELKTKGWVFTYIGANQDVDAVADSLSINSKMAFMANEADMRNMFDKERKQRMAYYKNIHFNREQPEDYFEDQDEKKS, encoded by the coding sequence ATGACCAATCACAAAGCGTACAACCTGATTATTTTAGATGAAAGCGGTTCTATGGAGTCTATTAAAACTCCTACTATCAGAGGGTTTAATGAAGTTGTTCAAACCATCAGAGAAGTAGAGAAGCAGTTTCCAGAACAGGAACATTATGTTACTTTAATCACCTTTAACGGAGGAGGCATTAAAACTTTGTTGGACAAACAGAGGGTTAATCAGCTTTTTGAAATTGACCAGAATCGCTATCAACCCAACGCCAGCACCCCTTTATTGGATGCCATAGGTTTTGGAGCAATCGGGTTGAAAAATTATTTGCAGGATAAAACCGACTACAATGTATTAGTTACCATTTTGACCGACGGTGAAGAGAATGCGTCAAGAGAATTTAACAGACGGCAGATCAATGAAATTATCAATGAGTTGAAAACTAAAGGCTGGGTTTTTACCTATATCGGAGCAAATCAGGACGTGGATGCAGTAGCTGATTCGCTTTCAATAAACAGCAAAATGGCTTTTATGGCGAACGAAGCGGATATGAGAAACATGTTTGACAAAGAGAGAAAGCAGAGAATGGCGTATTACAAAAACATCCATTTTAACAGAGAGCAACCCGAGGATTATTTTGAAGATCAGGATGAAAAGAAAAGCTAA
- a CDS encoding inorganic phosphate transporter, with translation MPEYYFLIVLFLLIFAFSDLIVGVGNDAVNFLNSAIGSRVAPRYVIMIVASLGVFIGASFSGGMMEVARKGIFNPDFFVFAEVMVIFLAVMITDVVLLDFFNTLGLPTSTTVSLIFELLGASVAVGLLKTIENGESIAMLANYINASNVITIVTSILLSVVLAFTFGTLIQFLSRLLFTYNFKNRIKYIGGIWAGLALSVMTFFLLIKGVKGAVFLPADFVKQVQANTLLLLGASFVFWWILMQILISVFKVNVLRIVVLFGTFGLAMAFAGNDLVNFIGVPMAGYEAYKAWSVSGVEANQFGMQSLSLAAKPNVLFLVFSGLIMVATLMFSRKARTVTETEVGLGRQGEGLEKFEPTTLSRMMVRFSRFIGDQTQRIIPNSWLSKVDESFSNETSPSITNQNKLEEPEPAFDLIRASVNLTVASALIALGTSYKLPLSTTYVTFIVAMGSSFADRAWGRDTAVYRVSGVLHVIGGWFATAIIAFLVSGLIATLIHQLGGWAVGALVLLAAGLIINNFFYHREKEIEKDRIDEILSNTNPIEGMVIARETAQSVANTLVTVQKAYSLALQGLKNESEEQLKSTKAIIKALKQQNKDFKIKLLHSIQRIDEEHTEASRVFLLVYDLEQDIAQAAQLVIKVCREHVENLHTPLTDEQTAQLQQLQKQLDDYMLVIIEGFENYNFDKLPYVLEQKKYLFENIENQLAQQIKGVQEKQYGTKNSHLFFTLLLETKDLIAVAARFMKLYNRLLRSYSTHSKAVLLTEKELDSKNQLDKDEPV, from the coding sequence ATGCCGGAATACTATTTTTTGATAGTCCTGTTTCTGCTGATTTTTGCATTTAGTGATTTGATAGTAGGGGTAGGTAATGATGCGGTCAATTTCTTAAATTCTGCAATAGGTTCGAGAGTAGCCCCGCGATATGTGATTATGATTGTTGCGAGTTTAGGGGTTTTTATAGGCGCATCATTTTCCGGCGGTATGATGGAGGTCGCCCGAAAAGGTATTTTTAACCCTGATTTCTTTGTTTTTGCCGAGGTAATGGTCATTTTTCTAGCGGTGATGATTACCGATGTAGTATTGCTCGACTTCTTTAATACTTTAGGGTTACCTACCTCCACCACCGTATCTTTGATTTTTGAACTATTAGGCGCTTCTGTAGCAGTTGGGCTCTTGAAAACTATTGAAAATGGCGAGTCTATTGCCATGCTTGCCAATTATATCAATGCTTCTAATGTCATCACCATAGTTACAAGTATTTTATTGTCAGTGGTGCTTGCATTTACTTTTGGCACATTAATTCAATTCCTTTCCCGTCTGCTGTTTACTTACAACTTCAAAAACCGTATTAAATATATAGGTGGAATTTGGGCAGGTTTGGCATTGTCAGTCATGACGTTTTTTCTGCTGATAAAAGGGGTAAAAGGTGCTGTGTTTTTGCCTGCCGATTTTGTCAAACAAGTGCAGGCCAATACACTCTTGTTGTTAGGTGCTTCTTTTGTTTTTTGGTGGATTTTAATGCAAATACTGATTTCTGTTTTTAAGGTAAATGTTTTGCGAATTGTAGTTTTGTTTGGAACTTTTGGATTGGCAATGGCTTTTGCCGGAAACGATTTAGTCAATTTTATCGGCGTTCCGATGGCAGGTTATGAAGCCTATAAAGCATGGTCGGTTTCGGGTGTTGAAGCCAATCAATTTGGGATGCAGTCGCTAAGTCTTGCCGCAAAACCCAACGTCTTGTTTTTAGTGTTTTCGGGACTCATTATGGTCGCAACTTTGATGTTTTCGCGAAAAGCAAGAACAGTAACTGAAACAGAAGTAGGATTGGGACGGCAGGGGGAAGGACTTGAAAAATTTGAACCAACCACCCTTTCCAGAATGATGGTTCGGTTTAGCCGCTTTATCGGAGACCAAACACAACGGATAATTCCCAATTCGTGGTTATCAAAAGTAGATGAAAGTTTCTCCAATGAAACTTCACCTTCGATAACGAATCAAAACAAGCTGGAAGAACCTGAACCGGCTTTCGATTTGATCCGGGCATCGGTCAATTTAACCGTAGCAAGTGCATTGATTGCTTTGGGTACTTCCTACAAACTTCCGCTTTCAACAACTTATGTAACGTTTATTGTTGCAATGGGCTCTTCTTTTGCCGACAGGGCTTGGGGCAGAGATACTGCTGTCTATCGGGTTTCGGGTGTGCTTCATGTTATTGGCGGTTGGTTTGCTACAGCGATCATAGCTTTTTTGGTTTCAGGGTTAATTGCCACGCTGATCCATCAATTAGGAGGTTGGGCTGTAGGAGCACTCGTTTTGTTGGCTGCCGGGCTTATCATCAATAATTTCTTTTACCACCGCGAAAAGGAAATCGAAAAAGACCGGATTGATGAAATTTTAAGCAACACCAATCCAATAGAAGGAATGGTGATTGCCCGTGAAACTGCCCAAAGTGTGGCCAATACTCTGGTAACTGTTCAAAAAGCTTATTCTCTCGCCCTTCAGGGGTTGAAAAACGAATCGGAAGAACAACTAAAATCTACCAAAGCAATCATTAAAGCACTTAAACAACAGAACAAAGATTTCAAAATAAAACTGCTTCATTCGATTCAAAGAATTGACGAAGAACATACCGAAGCCAGTAGGGTGTTTTTATTGGTCTATGACCTGGAACAGGATATAGCTCAGGCAGCTCAGCTTGTCATTAAAGTTTGCCGCGAGCACGTTGAAAACCTCCACACTCCTTTAACTGATGAACAAACCGCTCAATTACAACAACTTCAAAAACAGTTGGATGATTATATGCTCGTGATTATAGAAGGATTTGAAAACTATAATTTCGATAAACTGCCTTATGTGTTGGAGCAAAAAAAATATCTATTTGAAAATATTGAAAATCAGTTGGCTCAACAAATCAAAGGTGTTCAGGAAAAACAGTATGGCACGAAAAACAGCCACTTGTTTTTTACCTTACTCCTCGAAACCAAAGATTTGATTGCAGTTGCCGCAAGATTTATGAAATTGTACAACCGGCTTCTCAGATCATATTCTACTCACAGCAAAGCCGTGCTTTTAACCGAAAAGGAATTGGATAGTAAAAACCAACTTGACAAAGATGAACCCGTTTAA